Proteins from a genomic interval of Zingiber officinale cultivar Zhangliang chromosome 1B, Zo_v1.1, whole genome shotgun sequence:
- the LOC121970477 gene encoding uncharacterized protein LOC121970477 — protein MIHQVINEMEKVGDSQPSSSEPVSPTSNEMMKEPPRRLGIGTPEICFEMIKSVLEKLKGGLSLLFSTSHRAIMGMVMIMGYLHTQKYKMELENERGDAINDAIKSITELDAIKLEEEDDDEDADDDVDDDNEENEEEEIKLFLASVFDNNDYHQSLAGRCMGMSLPVGRIPEIPIPEVTARRTEVLYHSEKETEYGNYHNCRERTVMAMDYIQRKTSRVSALQEIASRVPEVADTKITMEHSKNSRRWWQSWWS, from the exons ATGATCCATCAAGTAATTAACGAAATGGAGAAGGTGGGCGATTCTCAACCGTCTTCATCAGAGCCCGTTTCGCCAACTAGTAACGAGATGATGAAGGAG CCTCCGCGGAGACTCGGCATAGGTACTCCAGAAATCTGTTTCGAAATGATAAAAAGTGTCTTAGAAAAGCTTAAAG GGGGATTATCTCTCTTGTTTTCAACATCCCATCGGGCGATAATGGGAATGGTGATGATCATGGGTTACCTTCATACTCAGAAGTATAAAATGGAGTTAGAAAATGAGAGGGGCGATGCCATCAACGATGCAATCAAGTCAATTACTGAACTTGATGCAATTAAgttagaagaagaagatgatgatgaagatgCTGATGATGATGTTGACGATGATAATgaagaaaacgaagaagaagaaataaaacttTTTCTTGCATCTGTTTTTGATAATAATGATTATCACCAGAG CCTCGCCGGCCGCTGCATGGGTATGTCATTACCCGTAGGCAGGATCCCTGAGATACCAATTCCCGAAGTTACTGCTCGGCGTACGGAAGTGCTCTACCATAGTGAAAAAGAAACGGAGTACGGAAATTACCACAATTGCAGAGAGAGGACCGTAATGGCCATGGACTACATTCAGCGTAAAACGTCACGAGTGTCGGCATTGCAAGAAATTGCGTCACGAGTGCCAGAAGTTGCTGATACGAAAATCACAATGGAGCACAGTAAAAATAGTCGGCGGTGGTGGCAGTCATGGTGGagttag